Proteins found in one Candidatus Krumholzibacteriia bacterium genomic segment:
- the hslV gene encoding ATP-dependent protease subunit HslV — protein MNQQRRRIRSTTILGVRVRGQVCLGGDGQVTFGDVAVKSGARKVRPMSDGRVLAGFAGSAADAFSLFEKFEGQLESHGGQLARAAVALATEWRRDRVLRRLEAMLVVMDAERAFLLSGNGDVIEPDEGILAIGSGGNYALSAARALARHSDLDAESVCRRALEIAAELCIYTNDRIEVLRLGSRDGGAS, from the coding sequence ATGAACCAGCAACGCAGACGCATACGATCGACGACGATCCTCGGGGTGCGGGTACGGGGCCAGGTCTGCCTCGGCGGTGACGGCCAGGTGACCTTCGGCGACGTCGCCGTGAAGAGTGGCGCGCGCAAGGTCCGCCCGATGTCCGACGGCAGGGTCCTGGCGGGATTCGCGGGTTCGGCCGCCGACGCATTCAGTCTGTTCGAGAAGTTCGAGGGGCAGCTCGAGTCCCACGGGGGTCAGCTCGCGCGCGCCGCGGTGGCCCTGGCCACCGAGTGGCGCCGCGACAGGGTGCTGCGCCGCCTCGAGGCCATGCTGGTGGTGATGGACGCCGAACGCGCCTTCCTGCTCAGTGGCAACGGAGACGTGATCGAGCCCGACGAGGGGATCCTGGCCATCGGCAGTGGGGGCAACTACGCCCTGTCGGCGGCTCGCGCGCTGGCCCGTCACAGCGATCTCGACGCCGAGTCCGTATGCCGCCGCGCCCTGGAGATCGCCGCCGAACTCTGCATCTACACCAACGACCGGATCGAGGTCCTGCGCCTGGGTTCGAGAGACGGAGGCGCGTCATGA
- the hslU gene encoding ATP-dependent protease ATPase subunit HslU produces MNLPVHQETEHGPPTEELTPRRIVRELDRYIVGQDKAKRAVAVALRNRWRRLAVDSGMRDEITPNNIILIGATGIGKTEIARRLARLAAAPFVKVEATRFTERGYVGGDVESMIRQLVDAAFKLVREERAREVEDSAARGVEDRILDQLLPPLASVGDETRERWERSRESLRAQLRKGELDHRQITIQVSDTPRMPFNVVGMGGDMGQDLGDALKGLFPGKKKEKQVTVEDARQMLRDEEIDKRIDEDSVGREAVERTERAGIVFLDEIDKITGSSESRGQVDVSREGVQRELLPLVEGGTVQTKYGSVRTDHVLFIAAGAFHVSKPSDLIPELQGRFPIRVELESLRQTDLERILREPENSLPKQYGALLDTEGCELEFTDDGLAEIARVAHEVNERQENIGARRLHTIMSTLLETMLFELPPEGDGPPPPTHVVVDRDFVNQRLKDVVADEDLSRYIL; encoded by the coding sequence ATGAACCTTCCAGTGCACCAGGAGACCGAACACGGTCCCCCGACCGAGGAGCTCACGCCGCGACGGATCGTCCGCGAACTCGATCGCTACATCGTGGGCCAGGACAAGGCCAAGAGGGCGGTGGCGGTCGCGCTGCGCAACCGCTGGCGCCGCCTGGCGGTCGACTCGGGCATGCGCGACGAGATCACGCCGAACAACATCATCCTCATCGGCGCGACCGGGATCGGGAAGACCGAGATCGCCCGGCGCCTGGCGCGGCTGGCCGCCGCGCCCTTCGTGAAGGTGGAGGCCACGCGTTTCACCGAGCGGGGCTACGTGGGCGGCGACGTCGAGTCGATGATCCGGCAACTCGTCGATGCCGCCTTCAAACTCGTCCGTGAGGAACGGGCGCGCGAGGTGGAGGATTCGGCCGCGCGGGGCGTCGAGGACCGGATCCTCGATCAGCTCCTTCCGCCCCTGGCCAGCGTCGGCGACGAGACCCGCGAGCGCTGGGAGCGCAGCCGCGAATCGCTACGGGCACAGTTGCGCAAGGGCGAACTCGACCATCGGCAGATCACGATCCAGGTCAGCGACACCCCGCGCATGCCCTTCAACGTGGTCGGCATGGGCGGCGACATGGGGCAGGACCTCGGCGACGCGCTCAAGGGGCTCTTCCCCGGCAAGAAGAAGGAGAAACAGGTCACGGTCGAGGACGCGCGGCAGATGCTGCGCGACGAGGAGATCGACAAGCGCATCGACGAGGACTCGGTCGGCCGCGAAGCCGTCGAGCGTACCGAGCGCGCGGGGATCGTCTTCCTCGACGAGATCGACAAGATCACCGGCAGCAGCGAGTCCCGTGGTCAGGTCGACGTGAGCCGCGAGGGCGTGCAGCGCGAGTTGCTTCCGCTGGTCGAGGGCGGCACCGTGCAGACCAAGTACGGCAGCGTTCGCACCGATCACGTGCTCTTCATCGCCGCGGGGGCCTTCCACGTGAGCAAGCCGAGCGATCTGATCCCGGAGCTGCAGGGCCGCTTCCCCATTCGCGTGGAACTCGAGAGTCTGCGCCAGACCGACCTCGAGCGGATCCTGCGCGAGCCCGAGAACTCGCTGCCGAAGCAGTACGGAGCGCTGCTGGACACCGAGGGTTGCGAACTCGAGTTCACCGACGACGGCCTGGCGGAGATCGCGCGTGTGGCCCACGAGGTGAACGAACGCCAGGAGAACATCGGTGCGCGTCGACTGCACACGATCATGAGCACTTTGCTCGAAACCATGCTGTTCGAACTACCGCCCGAGGGTGACGGCCCGCCGCCGCCCACGCACGTGGTGGTCGACCGTGACTTCGTGAACCAGCGGTTGAAGGACGTCGTCGCCGACGAGGACCTGAGCCGCTACATCCTCTGA